The following DNA comes from Vespa crabro chromosome 25, iyVesCrab1.2, whole genome shotgun sequence.
cTTTATTCGTATCGATAATCTTTCTGATTTAGCGATGATATTCCCATTTACAATTACATATCTGAAGATAATGTAGGAACTGACTGAAGGAACAGACTgaaggaaatatttaaatacgcacAATTAATACCGTCTAAGGAAGCAATTTGTTACTCTTCTTTAAACATAACGAAATATCTGCCCGTCTATTTATTCTACGTGTATTTTCTACATTTACTACCAGCTTTTATAACTGATACGATCGCATTGTGTTTATATGAACGGCCAAGGTGAATTTCTTTGATCTTATTCTCTGGAGAGAAGACATTAGaacgaaaaaagggagaaaaattttatactgatgataatattattcgttcAAGATTACTctgaatgtataataaaatacacaaAATGTCGGAcaatctttgttatttttctacgaCTGAATGGAACTTAACAAATGAAAGATGGGACGAATTGACGAAGAATTTAAAGTCTGCGGATGACGAATTGTTCTTTTGTAATATGAAAAAGCTCGATTGGGATAGTTACTTTCAAACTTATATCCTAGGGATAAGAACGTACATTTTAAAGGATTCCATTGATACACTTCCGCAAGCTCATATAAAATGGCAAaggtatcttctttctttcattttaacaTCATTGTTCATctgtcattaataataatttctaaatgatacttatttttcgaattttcaagACTCTATTGGATGCATCGAATATTGAAATTTGTCAtcgtctatttctttcttatggtCACCTGGGCTATGGTTCCGGACCACTTTTAACGTTTAGAACATCGTAAAAGAAGCATAAttgtgaaagaaaataaagataaaataataatcataatttaagttttcatgtatatacaaatcaattatttctcatatttgatggattttaattaaacggtATGGTGAAGAAGCAGGAgcaaattactattttttatttgttatatttcaaCAGATATAtggattttccttttttgaatTTACTCTACtacttattatttacaaataatatacttatCTATGATTGGATGGGtatgacaaaataaatatcattcacaaaatatatatataatatatatataatatatatatatatatatatatatatatatatatatatatatgtatatatataataatatatatattattgtgattattgcaaatctgttttaaaataaatttataaaatgctATAGATCGTTCTGTTTCtcttcataaatataataaaatatttttcatgaattaAAGAAACAGTATATGCTTTTagcttttccttctatttcgtGACGCTGGAACAATGGATATTTTGAAGCGGTAAAAATAACTTTGTTTGCAATGCAATTAGGTATTCCACAACATTTTGTATCATGAATGTGCATGGACTGCTtggaaataaaatctttttgtaCTTTCCTTACCTTTCCAACAATCGCATATGTTTCTAATTAGTAAGCTCGTAGTTGAATAATTTACCGCTTTCTTCAAAATTTctcagaaaaatattaatttgttaacaAATTATAGCAGTTTCTTCGGATTTAACGTGTTGGAAAATAATGACACATCATCCTGTATTTAAGTGAATTAAAgcattaaatgaattttcacAAAACagtactttttaattttcacaaAAACCAATAAAATTACGATTTTCTAAAtgcatatctatataaattttactttcagaattatttttcataatactttaaatgaattttcacAAAACAGTACTTTCTAATTTTCACAAAAACCAATAAAATTACGATTTTCTAAAtgcatatctatataaattttacttacttttggaattatttttcatagggcagaattaaattaatgcgcttttaaaaaaattatgaaagtttaaaataaacgttccttcctttctttaacTTTGGATAGAGATGTTGCTTGAACGAAGTCTATCTTTGCACTGTAGCAGTACCCCTCTACTTTCAATTATAaactcaatattttttttaacaacctTGCTTCTTTTACGCATAATCGAAGGTAAGTAGCctgaaaaaaaagtagaaggtAATAACTGGTTAGAACAAgtatttattcttaatacatACAATGAGACcataattattcaaaatcaagagtcttttaaaaatgattgtgAATCATAAATGAGCAttcaagaaagaaggaaaaaacaggtgtatttatcattttatataaaattatacaagcATTTCAACAAGATTATTTAAGATACATATCTTATGCTCAGAAgatacgataattaaaaagtacttaaatattataaatgatttcatCTAGAAACAATTCATTCACCGATCATTACTTGTTAACTTTCTTTTCGGTTCATTACATTTATTCATATACTTTCATTTGATAGTAGAAAAATGATCGACTACATCCAATATTTTGTGATAATCATTCAAAAGTTTGGAatcaatttatatagaatGATTACATTGTAAGTATACTCAATAAAATTGTACTCCttttgaataataatcgaaatccCTGAAATGATACttgattatcataataaataaataatttaggaTATGTCAcacattatattacataatcaaatattaattgagaatttaaataaagtagaagtaattattattataataaataaataatttaagatatgtcatatattatactatataaataaattttttatgaatattcttattataattaagaatGTGATTGGATAGTTaccttataaattataattgataaataattaatatttatttaaaattagaattataagatattgaattattttagaatcttgtgtttaattaaatattaagtggaatttaaaaagtaagaagattattgaaataaagaatatttgttaaattaagaaaaaaaaaagaaatatttaaaaataagaatttaattataacataatataatgtataaataattaattaatgtatatatttaaattatagaatatatttattaattaattattattatttatatttgttaataaattttattatattttaaaatggaCTCAGATTCGCAAATACATCTTGCAGTTGAtcttatctttaaaaaatcaagaatCCATCTTTTGTGTCATTGAATGAGAAAGCCATACAAAACTATCTTTCAagtgaataatttaattctctttcAAAGAAGTGTTTACGCTctcttgattttatttctgtttttctcaATTGATTTCGTGTAAACATAAAAGTTCGttcatattgtaaatattctaaaatcaaaaatattaatgtattttatataatggaAGGTAAACGTACTCtaatctaaataaaataataaaacaaatcttTTGATGAGTCGATCGTACTTTTTATCTCAATTTCatatttgttcatttaaatattttgaaagaatattaataatattttcttacgatataattaataatatatttaataatatattcttataattttaataatataataatatattcttacaaatttttcaatttggaTTATATACATGgaatatacaaaataagtAATCGAGAATTTTATGACAAATAATGTAGAAAGTATACACAGAAAAATTGCTTAAGCCAATGTTTAGTATATCGTAATGAGCGATCGTGTCGTTCAATTCGTCGTCAGTAATGGAATTATCCTTAAATACGTAATTATCAACATGAATATCTTCGTTGAATCTGAAAGATCAGATCTATCAGTATGAGTTAATTCAATTGATTCTAATCATTATTTGTTttgattaagaaaatattatctaaaagtACATGAGCTCATTAGACTATTTACATTCGATTATTTACATGTTATCAATCCATTCtcgatatgtaaatattacaaaaaatgtTACAACAATTAACATACAtcatttattgttttcttttacaataattactattaaccAATTTCtggatgaaatatttcaatcggTATCGTGTCAATATTCTTGGACACCTCATTCTGAACGACTGATTTCACATGTAACGCAATTATTCGGTCATATTTCAAGtaatacgaaattaaaaaattgtataagtgtattattaattaacgcgtatcatctattttttaaatatatttttatattaataaatgtaaaagtgatataaaagatttatacTTGGAGATAATAAACGTTCTGCGTTATATTATCGTCGAGCGATTTGTCGTCCATAGAATCAATCAAATTGATCAACTTGTCGGATTGTACCAGATAATTAGCATAATTCGTAAATACATGAACGAAAttctgaaatattaataataacggacATTTGCTAATGTcagaattttcattgaaaaattcaatttttgacATTTACTTCAACAAATTTATCGCATTCTTCAAACTTCGAACATCAATAGCTGTCGCTAATGACATTTTCTTGTTGAACTTGACAGTCATGGCGACATTAAAACGAATTGAGATCTCGCGTATAAGTGTAACTCTATTTGAGATTTGACATAATCGCTCTCAATCATGACTATAATATTTCAGAATTTTGATGGATTTTCATTCAACGTGGAAAATAACTGAACAGAACAACACATTCAAATAATTGCAAATCTTTCACGTCTCGTATAAATAAGTACCATAAATACTTATTACGTTAAAGATGAAGATTTTTTGTACGTTCATAGTGCACTAAatcaataattcatttattaatttctctcttctcaaaTTTACTAAATACGAAATATACCAGTGGTagtagaaaatttcaaaattcaatCAGATTGAAGAAATGATATATACTACGTATACTAAACAGTTACATACtacatatactataatatatactttatattaaagtaaatCCTTGATAAATTCTTCTCTgtgttgaaatatattttttctttcttcgaacatatatacacttaaaaataaatacacttAATGCcgatacatatttttaataatttcttgatGGATAATTTGCATATAAATCCTGTATCACCGGTTATGAAAATAcctaagaaatattatatatagtatatacatcATAGAAGTCCTGAGTAAGTGAGTAAACAACCGAGGTAAATTTCTCATATCTTATTTTCTGGAGGTAAAGCATTAGAAtgctaaaagagagaaaattttcatacTGGCAATAATACTTATCGTTAAATAAAGGTTACTCGGGATGTATAAAAAGATTCATCAAATGGCGGACGTTTTTGGGTATTTTTGTACGAACGAATTGACGTATACGAATGAAAGATGTAATAAACTAATGAAGAAGTTGACACCCGAAGATcgtgatttatttctttgtgaTATGAAAGATATCGtttggaatatttattttccaacATATATCGTAGGACTAAGAACATACATATTAAAGAATCCCATTGATATAAACTCGTATAAAATGGCGAATGTATGTTTCTTCTTGGatgttttcttcatttcttatcTACCATTGACAATCACTtccaaatgatatttatttttcaaattttctagaCATTATTGGATGCAACGAATATTGAAACTTCATTTACTGTgtctttctt
Coding sequences within:
- the LOC124432432 gene encoding fatty acyl-CoA reductase wat-like gives rise to the protein MYNKIHKMSDNLCYFSTTEWNLTNERWDELTKNLKSADDELFFCNMKKLDWDSYFQTYILGIRTYILKDSIDTLPQAHIKWQRLYWMHRILKFVIVYFFLMVTWAMVPDHF